A region of the Sus scrofa isolate TJ Tabasco breed Duroc unplaced genomic scaffold, Sscrofa11.1 Contig794, whole genome shotgun sequence genome:
GTAATTGTGCTGTTATTATTTCTGAACATTGGTGCTGGTTTGAGTGACttaatcattttttaagtttgcaaataagaattcaaatttaaaaatgtttgatatgaAATCTCCAAATCAGAAAATGGTACAGTTCATCACTACAGAAAAATGGGATGGAATAGGACTTCATACTAATTCCATTGATGCATGAAATAGGCATTAACAGATGGGAGGCACAGTTGAATAGCAATCACACAGGAGAGTCAACAATTTATATCCATGATTTCAGTGAAACAAACTAGAGTAGTGGACACTTATAAGCAGTAATTAAAAAGcatcaataaataaatctttagtAGATACTATTCAAAAGTCAAAGGCATGTGGCATGGTAATAAGCCCTAGGCAGGAGCTGAAAAACAAATCTCTCtccattaaaatgataaattttaaatattttggtttaTATCTTTGTGCACCATTGACAATAAGTTccatgatgatgattttttttgtgtattatttaCCATTATATACCCAGGATCTAGCACATAAATAGAAacttaataaaaatcaataaatatctctaagatgaatgaataagaattTGATCTGATAAAAATAGAGTCACTTCATTATTACAGAGACacagaatgaagaaaagataTAGGTCTAGTCCTATAACAGGAGACCTAGAATATTGCGGCTCAAAATAAGAATCTTGGGCACAAGATTCTCATAGAGCAGCAGTACCAGGAAGCAGTGTGGACTTCTGCTTGGCAAACACTGTTGCACTGGGGATTTTTAGGGACATTACACATCAACAAAGGACATGAGGCAAGGAGGCAGAAGTAACTCAGAACCAAAAATCACCATTAACTAAGTGTCTCTTAAAAAGTCTCTGAGAATGTTAAGAGCCTTATTGTTCCAGATGTTTGGATGAAAGTAGTGGATAGGCTTGGaggaaaatagaacaaaagaaaaagaaataaatggaaaggatgaaacatatatttgtcttttattttgcaagtttatatttcttttgttgtccAAATTCAGCAGTACTatgtactctttaaaaaaataactatcaaatatattcatttctatACTGTATTGTGCCTAAACCAGCACCATGAGGCAAATAAGGCTTGATCAATGACTGATGAATGGAATTGAAATCTCAACGTGAATAAAATGCAGCTCTTTACTATTTTAGGGTTGGGAGATACATCTTCAGCTTTTTATGATGAGGTTATTCTCTCTTCTCAGATTAAGCAATAGTCCAACATAAGTCATCCCAGGTCTTCTTCCCTAGTCTTATTAGTGCCCCCTTTACTTCCTTGTTCCTTAGAGTgtagatgagtggattaagagtTGGGGTTATGACAGTGTAGAAAAGGGTGAGAAACTTGCCTTGTTCATGAGCATAGTGACTCTTGGGTTGAAGATAGACAGCTGTGACAGTGCCATAGAAGAGGAAGACCACAAGAAGATGAGAAGTGCAGGTGCCAAATGCTTTCTTCTGCCCTTCAGTTGACTTTACTCTCAGCAGAGCCTTAGTAATAGCACCATAAGAGGAAAGGATAATGACCAAGGGCACCACCAGGAGAATAATACTGGCTATGGACATCTGGATTTCATTATAGATGGTGTCTGCACTGGAGACTTGAATGAGGGCTGGAACTTCACACACAATGTCATACAACCTCCGGTTGGAGCAGAAGGGTAACTGGAGGGTAGCAGGAGACTGGGTCAGAGACTGAATCAGGCCAGTCCCCCATGCAAGGATGGCCAACTCCAGACAAAGTTTGGGGTGCATGATAGTGGTATATTGTAGTGGATGACACACTGCCACATAGCGGTCCACAGCCATGACCACAAGAAGCACACATTCAGTGGCCCCAAGCCACAAGAAGACATAGAGTTGAATAGCACAGCCAATGTAACTGATGGTCTTCTCTGGACCCCCAAAATTAACCAACATCTGTGGAACACAGCTGCTGGTAAAACAGAGATCTAGTAGGGAAAGGTTGGAAAGAAAGTAATACATTGGGATGTGGAGTTTTGGATCCTTCAAGGAGACAAGAATTATGACCAAATTTCCTATAATAGTCAAGCAATAAAAGATCAGAACTACCCAAAAGAGAATCTTCTCCAAATATGGCTTGTCAGAGAAGCCCAGGAGGATGAAATCACTATGGCTGTCATTGCAAATTGTGAACATAGCTTCTGGAGCAACAGCCTCTTCAGAGAATGGTTCAAAACTAGTTGCTCAAATGCCTGTGATGGTTCTAGTATAGAGACAGGAAGAGGGACAATATGAATTATCTGATTCCTTTTACTCAAGGGTGAGACTTTTTCcttctatattttgaaaaatatataagattTAGTAACCTGTTTCAATCTTTCAAATCCATCatccattttatctatttttctcttcctctttactCCTCTTCATATTTTGTATGTTACTAGAGCTCTGCATTATAAATAGTACTTAAATACACATCAAACAACTACTAGTCAAAATGTCTTTGCTAAGTATTGTGAGATCATTCTATCTTTGCTCTAAAATTGTATATTTACTACagttttttatagatttttatataaattactgTTCAAATTCTCTTCCtacctctttattctttttgttatattatctCACTGTTTCAATTTGTCTGAATATCTTTCTCCCatgtttctccctctcctttttatttattctatccCTCAATCTTCATCCTCTTctattcctcctcctttcctcttctttattcCTCCTTTCCACTACTTCTCTTGATTTCTGAGCTTTaattcttcctcagccactttaTGGTATGTGATCTAAGAAAGTTATTTAAACTCATTGTTCTTACCTTAGTTCTTTCTCAGACTGTCTGTTTGAAAAATGGAGAAGAGGAATCATAGAACCTACCTATGCTTGTTGAAGAAATTAAATGTGAAGAGAATTCCTGGCCCACAGTAACTGTTCAATGTTTGTTAGCTGTGATTCATGATCCTGATCATGATCCTATTCAACTGATTGTTCTAGATGAcaaacatcaaaatatataagcaaagtTTTACAAAACATGTCAGtgttatttagaaaaaagaaatgttggccTTGCATCAtttctcagtggtaacaaaaccaactagtatccgtgaggatgcgcgtttgatccctggcctcagtcagtgggttaaggatctggcattgctgtgagctgtggtgtaggtcacagacttggctcagatcctgcattgctgtggctgtagcataggctgggagctgtagctctgatttgacctctagccttggaatttccatgtgctgcaggtgcagccctaaaaacacacacaaaaagaaagaaaaatgaaatgttatgtctctacatttttttctttgcaaagaatTGAAAAGTAATTGCTCTCACTTCCCACCATATTAAATTATCCATCTTTATAATGCAAAGCAGCCATATCTGTATTCAAGGTGCTTTTCTTCTCATAAAAACTGAGATTACAAAACAAATTTGGAATATGTACTATCTATTATTCATCTCGCcagcaaattaaaaaagatttgagaaaatattatttttactcaaTCACTGGCATATTTTTAACATAGTAAAGAGAAGCAACaccatatttccttttctttcttctttatccatttttccattgttgaAATTTTTTGTATTCTGTACTCTTTCCCTTTACTTTCCTGCTTCTCTGTTCCCTTCCATTTTTCCTATTCATGTAGCATAACAAAAATTGTCAGCTCCTCAAATTTTATATACCACTTTTCAAATTTCCAATCATTTTCATTCACAATAAGCTTTGCCAAGGGAGTCTCCCAATAAGACTCACTGGAGAAAAATAATCAATGCTAATGATTTGAAAAAGATTTTACAAATCTATGCCCTTCAGTGACTCCTGGAAATCCATATTCTTCCAAGAAATGTAAACTCTCAGGCTCCCTTCTCTCATGTTTAATAAAGCATTATTTATgccaatatttaaataaaaatattccttttccaaATATTAGGAAATTAAATTATCAAAATTCTGATGGTGAATTCCAGATACCATTTCCATCACTTCACTTACAATCTATTGTTTACCAAATCATTCCACaaacataaattaaatttaagaaaatgtacatataatCAATAGATAGAAATTTTAATTAGAGGTCCATAAATTAAACTGATATTGATAATCAGCAGT
Encoded here:
- the LOC100152495 gene encoding olfactory receptor 2H2-like, with translation MFTICNDSHSDFILLGFSDKPYLEKILFWVVLIFYCLTIIGNLVIILVSLKDPKLHIPMYYFLSNLSLLDLCFTSSCVPQMLVNFGGPEKTISYIGCAIQLYVFLWLGATECVLLVVMAVDRYVAVCHPLQYTTIMHPKLCLELAILAWGTGLIQSLTQSPATLQLPFCSNRRLYDIVCEVPALIQVSSADTIYNEIQMSIASIILLVVPLVIILSSYGAITKALLRVKSTEGQKKAFGTCTSHLLVVFLFYGTVTAVYLQPKSHYAHEQGKFLTLFYTVITPTLNPLIYTLRNKEVKGALIRLGKKTWDDLCWTIA